A genomic stretch from Lathyrus oleraceus cultivar Zhongwan6 chromosome 2, CAAS_Psat_ZW6_1.0, whole genome shotgun sequence includes:
- the LOC127117535 gene encoding probable amino acid permease 7: MGLESSDSSDDNLNNNLSNPLLLSESHYPKRTGTVWTAVAHIVTGVIGSGVLSLPWSIAQLGWIVGPFSILLIASSTLFSAFLLCNTYRSPNPEYGPHRSASYLDVVNFNLGVGNGRLCGLLVNICIYGFGIAFVITSSISLRAIQSSISHHDKDKEATSEFADAYYMLLFGILQIVLSQIPNLHDINWLSVVAAMTSFAYCFIGMGLAIMQIMENGYAKGSIEGISTSSGTEKLWLISQALGDVSFSYPFSTIMMEIQDTLKTPPPENQTMKKASTISVSITSFFYLCCGCAGYAAFGDNTPGNLLTGFGLSRFQWLVNFANACIVIHLVGSYQVYCQPLFGNAESWLRFRFADSEFVNHTYTLKLPLLPAFELSFLSLSFRTAYVASTVGIAMIFPYFNQILGVLGSISFWPLTVYFPVEIYLSRSNTDSWTAKWIMLQTFNIFGFVFGLFTLVGSIRGLVTERLG; this comes from the exons ATGGGATTAGAATCTTCTGATTCAAGTGATGACAACCTCAACAACAACCTTAGCAACCCTTTGTTACTCTCTGAATCTCATTATCCTAAAAGAACag GGACTGTTTGGACTGCCGTTGCACACATAGTGACAGGTGTGATAGGATCTGGAGTGTTGTCTCTTCCATGGAGTATTGCACAACTTGGTTGGATTGTGGGACCATTCTCCATTCTTCTTATTGCTTCTTCAACTCTCTTTTCCGCTTTTCTACTGTGTAATACTTATCGTTCTCCTAATCCTGAATATGGTCCTCATAGAAGTGCTTCTTATCTTGATGTTGTCAATTTTAATTTAG GAGTTGGGAATGGACGATTATGTGGCCTTCTTGTGAATATATGTATTTACGGTTTTGGAATTGCCTTTGTCATTACATCATCTATCAGCTTAAG AGCAATCCAAAGCTCAATTTCTCATCATGACAAAGACAAGGAAGCAACAAGTGAATTTGCAGATGCATATTATATGCTGCTTTTTGGGATTCTCCAAATTGTTCTCTCGCAGATACCAAACTTACATGACATCAATTGGCTCTCAGTTGTCGCTGCGATGACGTCTTTTGCTTATTGTTTCATTGGAATGGGACTTGCCATCATGCAAATCATGG AAAATGGATATGCTAAGGGTAGTATTGAAGGAATCAGTACCTCTAGTGGAACTGAGAAGTTGTGGTTGATTTCCCAAGCGCTTGGTGACGTGTCATTCTCGTATCCTTTCTCGACTATTATGATGGAAATACAG GATACTTTGAAGACGCCTCCGCCAGAAAACCAAACCATGAAAAAGGCCTCAACCATATCAGTCTCTATCACATCATTCTTTTACCTCTGTTGTGGATGTGCCGGATACGCTGCATTTGGCGATAATACACCAGGAAACCTTTTAACCGGATTCGGACTCTCAAGGTTTCAATGGCTAGTGAACTTCGCTAATGCTTGTATTGTGATTCATCTAGTTGGTTCATATCAG GTATACTGCCAGCCACTGTTTGGCAATGCCGAGAGTTGGTTACGTTTTAGATTCGCTGACAGTGAATTTGTGAATCACACATATACTTTGAAACTCCCATTGCTGCCAGCTTTTGAACTAAGTTTTCTCAGCTTATCATTCAGAACTGCTTATGTTGCATCAACCGTTGGGATTGCAATGATCTTTCCTTACTTCAACCAGATTCTCGGAGTTTTAGGTAGCATAAGCTTTTGGCCATTGACCGTATATTTTCCAGTGGAAATATACTTGAGTAGGTCGAATACCGATTCGTGGACTGCTAAGTGGATTATGCTTCAAACTTTCAACATTTTTGGATTTGTATTTGGATTGTTCACTCTGGTTGGATCCATTAGAGGACTCGTTACCGAAAGATTAGGCTAA